The genomic region CCAAGGTCAAGCTCGGCGTCTCCGGCTGCCCGCGCAACTGCGCGGAAGCGACCTGCAAGGACGTCGGCGTGGTCTGCGTCGATTCCGGTTACGAGATCCATTTCGCTGGCGCCGCCGGCCTGCACATCAAGGGCACCGAGTTCCTGACCAAGGTCGAGACCGAAGACGAATGCCTCGAGGTGATCGTGGCGCTGACCCAGCTCTATCGTGAGGAGGGCTGGTATCTCGAGCGTATGTACAAATGGTGCGACCGCGTCGGTCTCGAGCAGATCAGGAAGCGGGTGGTCGACGACGTTGCGAATCGCAAGGCGCTGTTCGCCCGCTTTGCCCATTCGCAGCAGTTCGCGCAGACCGATCCGTGGGCCGAGCGCGCCAGCCGCGGCGTCGACCGCAACGAGTTCGCGCCTCTCGCCGAATTGGAGCTCGCATGACCCAGTGGATCGAAATCGGCGCATTGGCCGACATTCCGCGGCTCGGCTCGCGCGTGGTGCGCACGCCGGGCGGCAACATCGCGGTGTTCCGGACTGAGAGCGACGAGGTGTTCGCGCTCGACGACCGCTGCCCGCACAAGGGCGGGCCGCTGTCGCAGGGCATCGTGCACAACAAGCGTGTGACCTGTCCGCTGCATAACTTCGTCATCGAGCTGGCGAGCGGGCAGGCGGTCGCGCCCGACGAAGGTTGCACCCATACCCATCCGGCCAAGGTCGAGAACGGCGTTGTCTGGCTGTCGGTGCGGCAGGCGGTTGCGGTGAGCTGAGCGGTCAGGTCAGGCAATGTCCGTCAAGACCACGTGTCCCTATTGCGGTGTCGGCTGTGGCGTCATCGCGTCGAAGGACGCGGCGGGTGCCGTCACCGTCGAGGGCGACAAGCAGCACCCGGCCAATTTCGGTCGGCTTTGCAGCAAGGGCTCGGCGCTTGCCGAGACCATCGATCTCGACGGGCGTCTGCTCGAGCCGATGATGGACGGCGCGCCGGCGGCGTGGGACGACGCGCTTGATCGCGTCGCCGATGGCTTTAACAGGATCATCAGGGAGTACGGGCCCGATGCGGTCGCGTTCTATGTCTCCGGCCAACTCCTGACCGAGGACTATTACGTCATCAACAAGCTCGCCAAGGGTTTCGTCGGCACCGCCAATATCGACACCAATTCGCGGCTGTGTATGGCCTCCAGCGTCGCCGGGCACAAGCGCGCGTTCGGCAGCGACACCGTGCCGGGCTGCTACGAGGATCTCGAGCAAGCGGAGCTTCTCGTGCTGGTCGGCTCCAACGCCGCCTGGTGCCATCCAATCCTGCACCAGCGCATGCTGGCGGCGAAGGAGAAGAATCCGGCGTGCAAGATCGTGGTGATCGATCCGCGCCGCACCGCGA from Bradyrhizobium elkanii USDA 76 harbors:
- the nirD gene encoding nitrite reductase small subunit NirD, producing MTQWIEIGALADIPRLGSRVVRTPGGNIAVFRTESDEVFALDDRCPHKGGPLSQGIVHNKRVTCPLHNFVIELASGQAVAPDEGCTHTHPAKVENGVVWLSVRQAVAVS